From a region of the Candidatus Omnitrophota bacterium genome:
- a CDS encoding Gfo/Idh/MocA family oxidoreductase, with product MKLKAGIVGCGNIFLMHAQSLINTPGVELTAVCDVRPFRARKAAKQYNCRCYTNYEKMLEKEKIDVVHILTPHYLHPPMAIQALNKKINVLTEKPVSINPRDGQRMIEAGRKNNVKLGVIFQNRYNPGSQLVKKNLLNGRLGKIRAVKLVVSYHKPDSYYKKSDWKGKIDLEGGGVLIDQSIHFIDVLRWLIDDKVEYVEANIARRMHKSIEVEDLAEGVIKFKKGAYVCFYLINFYSFDADPKIELDCRNGRVEMVKDSARIGFYDGTEAEAGPRPDEYIDYGENRKDYWGFCHWIQIKQFYRALKQGQEPEINGEEALKTQKIIWNIYRAARGRRRIKL from the coding sequence TTGAAGCTTAAAGCCGGTATAGTCGGCTGCGGTAATATATTTCTTATGCACGCCCAGTCGTTAATTAATACTCCAGGCGTAGAGCTGACCGCTGTTTGCGATGTTCGTCCCTTCCGGGCCCGTAAGGCGGCAAAACAATATAATTGCCGCTGTTATACAAATTATGAAAAGATGCTTGAGAAAGAAAAAATTGATGTAGTCCACATTTTGACTCCGCATTATTTACATCCTCCAATGGCAATTCAGGCTTTAAATAAAAAGATAAATGTTCTGACCGAGAAACCCGTTTCGATTAACCCCCGCGACGGCCAAAGGATGATTGAGGCTGGCCGGAAGAATAATGTAAAATTAGGGGTAATCTTCCAAAATAGGTATAACCCCGGTTCACAACTGGTAAAGAAAAACCTGTTAAACGGAAGGCTGGGCAAGATTAGGGCAGTAAAGCTTGTTGTTTCTTATCATAAGCCGGATAGTTATTATAAAAAAAGCGATTGGAAAGGAAAAATAGATTTAGAAGGAGGAGGCGTGTTGATTGACCAATCAATACACTTTATTGATGTTTTAAGATGGCTTATCGATGATAAGGTTGAATACGTTGAGGCAAATATCGCCCGAAGGATGCATAAGTCTATTGAGGTAGAGGATTTAGCTGAAGGGGTGATTAAATTTAAAAAAGGAGCTTACGTTTGTTTTTATTTAATAAATTTTTATTCCTTTGATGCTGATCCAAAGATTGAGCTGGACTGCCGGAACGGAAGGGTTGAAATGGTTAAAGACTCAGCGAGGATTGGTTTTTATGACGGGACAGAAGCCGAGGCAGGGCCAAGACCGGATGAATATATTGATTATGGCGAGAATAGAAAAGATTACTGGGGTTTTTGCCATTGGATACAGATAAAACAGTTTTACCGGGCGCTTAAGCAGGGCCAAGAGCCGGAAATTAACGGAGAAGAAGCGCTTAAAACCCAGAAGATAATCTGGAATATCTACAGGGCGGCGCGGGGAAGGAGAAGGATTAAGCTATGA